In Bacteroidota bacterium, a single window of DNA contains:
- the hpnC gene encoding squalene synthase HpnC, with translation MSESLQSLAETHYENFPVGSILVAKEFRSPIRLVYAFARVADDIADEGDAPSSVRLQKLDDWEGEFRESLAGLSDVPFFIELAEAVKEYSIPSSLFIDLMAAFKMDAEGREYPTFADVLAYCSHSANPVGRIVLHIVSHANDETYRFSDSICTALQLTNFWQDLSIDIKRNRLYIPREDLERFGVTPDALRNGGTDAIAPLLKFQVERTKRFFLDGKPLFHLVDARFSFELRATFHGGMRILEKIEQLGYDTTRRRPALSIADWPLIGFRTLLTR, from the coding sequence GTGTCAGAATCCCTCCAGTCGCTTGCCGAAACGCACTACGAGAATTTTCCGGTCGGTTCGATATTGGTCGCCAAAGAATTCCGGTCCCCGATCAGGCTGGTCTATGCTTTTGCCCGTGTTGCTGATGATATTGCCGATGAAGGGGATGCCCCGTCGTCAGTCCGGCTGCAAAAACTTGACGATTGGGAAGGGGAGTTCAGGGAATCCTTGGCCGGCCTCAGCGATGTTCCGTTCTTCATCGAACTTGCAGAGGCTGTCAAAGAGTATAGTATTCCGTCGTCTCTCTTCATCGACCTGATGGCGGCGTTCAAAATGGATGCCGAGGGAAGGGAATATCCGACCTTTGCCGACGTTCTTGCGTACTGCAGCCATTCCGCCAACCCGGTAGGGAGGATCGTTCTTCACATCGTGAGCCATGCGAACGACGAAACGTACAGGTTCTCGGATTCCATCTGCACTGCGCTGCAGCTGACGAACTTCTGGCAGGATTTGAGTATTGATATAAAGCGAAATCGTCTTTATATTCCCCGTGAGGATCTTGAGCGGTTCGGCGTAACTCCGGACGCACTCCGAAACGGCGGAACCGACGCCATTGCCCCGTTGTTGAAATTTCAGGTTGAGCGGACGAAGAGATTTTTTCTTGACGGCAAGCCGCTGTTTCATCTGGTCGATGCCCGTTTTTCGTTTGAACTCCGGGCGACGTTCCACGGGGGAATGAGGATCCTGGAAAAGATCGAACAGCTCGGGTATGATACAACGCGCCGCCGGCCGGCCCTCTCGATCGCCGACTGGCCCCTGATCGGATTTCGAACGCTACTCACACGCTGA
- a CDS encoding response regulator, which produces MERPLHVLITEDEESFADVLAMELQETGNFRVTTAYNGTEGIERLKEIKDIDIVLMDFNLGDISGLQVLQWINEQKMETPVIMMTAAGTEEVAVEAMKLGAYDYVRKEHLEINHFPILLHGVYERYLFRKDKQARDKEQLEKEKMEAAVQMFQTTVRTIAHHINNALAIFKLQSSVCERNVQKMLDPTLANPLLKLVTDLRRQADTVESIVRSLVGISDIVYTKYAGDQDIIEIRAQLERNLERLKEQKVEMLAR; this is translated from the coding sequence ATGGAAAGACCGTTGCACGTTCTTATTACCGAAGATGAAGAATCATTTGCCGACGTGTTGGCAATGGAATTACAGGAAACGGGCAATTTTCGGGTCACAACGGCTTACAACGGCACCGAAGGCATCGAGCGCTTGAAAGAAATCAAGGACATTGATATCGTTTTGATGGATTTTAACCTGGGGGATATTTCCGGCCTGCAGGTGCTCCAATGGATCAACGAGCAAAAAATGGAAACTCCGGTCATTATGATGACCGCCGCCGGAACAGAAGAAGTCGCCGTCGAAGCGATGAAGCTTGGCGCCTACGACTATGTCCGCAAAGAACATCTCGAAATTAATCACTTCCCTATTTTGCTCCACGGCGTGTACGAACGATATCTCTTTCGCAAGGATAAACAGGCGCGAGACAAGGAGCAGCTGGAAAAAGAGAAGATGGAAGCCGCCGTTCAGATGTTCCAGACCACCGTGCGGACGATCGCCCATCACATCAACAACGCCCTCGCAATTTTCAAGCTTCAATCGTCTGTCTGCGAAAGAAATGTCCAGAAGATGCTCGACCCGACTCTTGCCAACCCTCTCCTCAAGCTGGTCACCGATCTTCGCCGCCAGGCGGATACCGTGGAATCGATCGTCCGGTCGCTCGTCGGAATTTCGGACATCGTGTACACAAAATATGCCGGCGATCAGGACATCATCGAGATCCGGGCTCAGCTCGAAAGAAATCTGGAACGCCTGAAAGAGCAGAAGGTCGAAATGCTCGCGAGATAA